Proteins encoded within one genomic window of Humulus lupulus chromosome 1, drHumLupu1.1, whole genome shotgun sequence:
- the LOC133812749 gene encoding uncharacterized protein LOC133812749, producing the protein MLRRRRHFYHAAFRQDAAIMNTTFPQVCLGRWNHFRETGTKYTWDDDVLRMLKGDDNQFLVSWQNVSEVYFVLHVEKAAHWIAIEVSIPMWCINIYDSNHSVLSPTLMEEAIKPWCLLLPSLLWCSGMFDDHEDLQVYPEQNAKPFSYCRIPPEECPQTKTSGDCGMFAIKHIEHLVARLPLDTVIDENIQHFRTKWCVDLFYQNLSP; encoded by the exons atgctacgccgccgacgccacttttaccatgctgcatttcggcaagatgctgcgatcatgaacaccaccttcccccaggtgtgcctaggtcgttggaatcatttcagagagactggcactaagtatacatgggacgacgatgtgctgagaatgttgaagggcgatgataatcaattccttgtatcatggcaaaatgtgagtgaagtatattttgtcttgcacgtcgagaaagccgcacattggatcgccattgaagtctccattccaatgtggtgcatcaacatttatgattccaaccatagcgtgctcagtcccactctgatggaggaagcgattaagccttggtgcttattgttgccttcgttgttatggtgttctggcatgtttgacgaccatgaggacctccaggtatatcctgagcagaatgcaaagcctttttcatattgtcgtattcctccggaggagtgtcctcagactaagacaag tggggattgtggtatgtttgccatcaaacatatcgagcatctggttgccaggctaccactcgataccgttatcgatgagaacatccagcatttcaggaccaagtggtgtgtggacctattctatcagaatttgtccccgtga